Proteins encoded within one genomic window of Nonomuraea gerenzanensis:
- a CDS encoding DNA polymerase III subunit alpha, giving the protein MAPPFPHLDVSSAYSMRYGTAFPRALVSRAAEHGMDILALTDRDGLYGAIKHVQACADAGIAPVVGVNLALDVPASAFTPVPGARTPRPRTGADAEDRVTVLARGKGWSRLCRLVTAAHHVGERGAPKVTRELVGEWAGGPGEHGFGAEDGLVVLLGPRSDVGRAVADRRDEHAMALLGRWRAAVPGVVIELVDQYGFRDATTAVRMLSLAETMGVPAVLTNAVRYLDPADHQVGDVLDAARQLVPLHPRHLERTTSHAYLKSTKEMRQVAAKVCGADQERVGRLLFTTRRLAEACAMEPLDVLALRKDPPGLHLPEIGRDPVPLLRHRVEDGLFRRGLDRSGEARRRLDDEMAIIERKRLSGYFIAVAGITDMIRDKGIRCAIRGSGAGSLVNYLIGIGEVNPLDHGLLMERFLSEGRIGLPDIDVDVESARRLDCYQAIFDRYGESRVACVSMMETYRARSAIRDVAGAMGLPPHEIDAIAKAFPHIRAKQITASLEDLPELRESRLGEAGLDRVFRLAEKLDGLPRHIALHPCGVLIGNAGLRDRTPVERSLLEFPMSQFDKDDVEEAGLLKLDVLGVRMQSALAYALSEVKRVDDVVIELDTQQGDDPDVQYVPHDDQDTYDMICAARTLGCFQIESPGQRELVAKLEPRRMHDLIVDISLFRPGPVNSDMVTPYLEARGGWRQPYYPHERLREALSETHGVVVFHEQVLKIISVMTGRDLSYAEKLRRTLDTPEGRARVRRAFVPLAQANGFDDAAVERAWQVLDAFGSFGFCKAHAAAFALPTYQSAWLKRHHAAAFFAGVLTHEPGMYPPRVIIDEARQCGVQILPLDINNSGKDWQVERLGPRVQVRVRPAELGSPDEARRRVRDFKIGEIGKGYALRVPFSAIKGVSEAEVERMVAGQPYTSLADFWDRARPSRPIIERIVQVGGLDALHDLHPGDGRRWRPGELTRRDLIAQVGALDRASAIGVQAGPRKSRRYNSHLDLSRAAAPPAVQLPLGFGERVSPGELPEMTETEMVEAELEILGIDVSRHVVTFHDELLDALGVVRSRDLLAQRNGAEILVAGVKVATQTPAVRSGQRVIFATLDDSTGPIDLTFFESVQGRCASIVFGSWLMLAKGVVRRTGTRAVSLRAVDCWNLADLDALWRSRGIEAVRAVIERTPEELAGVGGRTIEYANGFRLSPYSDLGPAVTTNPPRQLWHASPGSSGPTAA; this is encoded by the coding sequence ATGGCGCCCCCGTTCCCGCACCTCGACGTGAGCTCCGCCTACTCCATGCGCTACGGCACCGCCTTCCCGCGAGCGCTGGTGAGCCGCGCGGCGGAGCACGGGATGGACATCCTCGCCCTGACCGACCGCGACGGGCTCTACGGCGCGATCAAGCACGTCCAGGCGTGCGCGGACGCCGGCATCGCGCCGGTCGTCGGCGTGAACCTGGCGCTCGACGTGCCCGCCTCGGCCTTCACCCCGGTGCCGGGGGCGCGCACGCCGCGCCCGAGGACCGGCGCCGACGCCGAGGACCGCGTCACCGTGCTGGCCCGCGGCAAGGGCTGGTCGCGCCTGTGCCGCCTGGTCACGGCCGCGCACCACGTGGGGGAGCGCGGTGCGCCCAAGGTGACGCGCGAGCTGGTCGGCGAGTGGGCCGGCGGCCCGGGCGAGCACGGGTTCGGCGCGGAGGACGGGCTCGTGGTGCTGCTCGGCCCCAGGTCCGACGTGGGCCGCGCGGTGGCCGACCGGCGCGACGAGCACGCCATGGCGCTGCTCGGCAGGTGGCGCGCCGCCGTGCCCGGGGTGGTGATCGAGCTGGTCGACCAGTACGGCTTCCGCGACGCCACCACCGCCGTGCGCATGCTCAGCCTGGCCGAGACCATGGGCGTGCCCGCCGTCCTGACCAACGCCGTCCGCTACCTCGACCCCGCCGACCACCAGGTCGGCGACGTGCTCGACGCGGCCCGCCAGCTCGTCCCGCTGCACCCGCGCCACCTGGAGCGCACCACCTCCCACGCCTACCTCAAGAGCACCAAGGAGATGCGGCAGGTGGCGGCCAAGGTGTGCGGCGCCGACCAGGAGCGGGTGGGCAGGCTGCTGTTCACCACCAGGCGGCTGGCCGAGGCGTGCGCGATGGAGCCGCTCGACGTGCTCGCGCTGCGCAAGGACCCGCCGGGCCTGCACCTGCCGGAGATCGGCCGCGACCCCGTGCCGCTGCTGCGCCACCGGGTCGAGGACGGCCTGTTCAGGCGCGGCCTCGACCGCTCGGGCGAGGCCAGGCGGCGCCTGGACGACGAGATGGCCATCATCGAGCGCAAGCGCCTGTCCGGCTACTTCATCGCCGTGGCCGGCATCACGGACATGATCCGCGACAAGGGCATCCGCTGCGCCATCCGCGGCTCCGGGGCAGGCAGCCTGGTCAACTACCTCATCGGCATCGGCGAGGTGAACCCGCTCGACCACGGCCTGCTCATGGAGCGCTTCCTGTCGGAGGGCCGCATCGGCCTGCCCGACATCGACGTGGACGTCGAGTCGGCCCGCCGTCTCGACTGCTACCAGGCCATCTTCGACCGCTACGGCGAGTCCAGGGTGGCGTGCGTGTCCATGATGGAGACCTACCGGGCCCGCAGCGCCATCCGCGACGTCGCCGGGGCGATGGGCCTGCCGCCGCACGAGATCGACGCCATCGCCAAGGCGTTCCCGCACATCAGGGCCAAGCAGATCACCGCGTCCCTGGAGGACCTGCCCGAGCTGCGCGAGAGCCGGCTCGGCGAGGCCGGGCTCGACCGGGTGTTCCGGCTGGCCGAGAAGCTCGACGGGCTGCCCAGGCACATCGCGCTGCACCCGTGCGGCGTGCTGATCGGCAACGCCGGGCTGCGCGACCGCACGCCGGTGGAGCGCAGCCTGCTGGAGTTCCCGATGTCGCAGTTCGACAAGGACGACGTCGAGGAGGCCGGGCTGCTCAAGCTCGACGTGCTGGGCGTGCGGATGCAGTCGGCCCTGGCGTACGCGCTGAGCGAGGTCAAGCGCGTGGACGACGTCGTGATCGAGCTGGACACCCAGCAGGGCGACGACCCCGACGTCCAGTACGTGCCGCACGACGACCAGGACACCTACGACATGATCTGCGCCGCCCGCACCCTGGGCTGCTTCCAGATCGAGTCGCCCGGGCAGCGCGAGCTGGTGGCCAAGCTGGAGCCGCGCAGGATGCACGACCTGATCGTGGACATCTCGCTGTTCCGCCCGGGGCCGGTCAACTCCGACATGGTCACCCCGTACCTGGAGGCCAGGGGCGGGTGGCGGCAGCCGTACTATCCGCACGAGCGGCTGCGGGAGGCGCTGAGCGAGACGCACGGCGTCGTGGTCTTCCACGAGCAGGTGCTGAAGATCATCTCGGTGATGACCGGGCGCGACCTGTCCTACGCGGAGAAGCTGCGGCGCACGCTCGACACGCCGGAGGGGCGGGCCAGGGTCCGCCGGGCGTTCGTCCCGCTGGCCCAGGCCAACGGGTTCGACGACGCGGCCGTGGAGCGGGCCTGGCAGGTGCTGGACGCGTTCGGCTCGTTCGGGTTCTGCAAGGCGCACGCGGCGGCGTTCGCGCTGCCCACGTACCAGTCGGCCTGGCTCAAGCGGCACCACGCGGCGGCGTTCTTCGCCGGGGTGCTCACGCACGAGCCCGGCATGTACCCGCCGCGCGTCATCATCGACGAGGCCAGGCAGTGCGGGGTGCAGATCCTGCCGCTGGACATCAACAACTCGGGCAAGGACTGGCAGGTGGAGCGGCTCGGGCCGCGCGTCCAGGTCCGCGTGCGGCCCGCCGAGCTGGGCTCACCCGACGAGGCGCGGCGGCGGGTCAGAGACTTCAAGATCGGTGAGATCGGCAAGGGGTACGCGCTGCGGGTGCCGTTCTCGGCGATCAAGGGTGTGAGCGAGGCCGAGGTCGAACGCATGGTGGCGGGGCAGCCGTACACCTCGCTGGCCGACTTCTGGGACCGCGCCAGGCCCTCGCGGCCCATCATCGAGCGGATCGTCCAGGTCGGCGGCCTCGACGCGCTGCACGACCTGCACCCAGGCGACGGGCGCCGCTGGCGTCCCGGCGAGCTGACCAGACGCGACCTGATCGCCCAGGTCGGCGCGCTCGACCGGGCCTCGGCGATCGGCGTGCAGGCGGGCCCGCGCAAGTCCAGGCGCTACAACTCCCATCTGGATCTCTCCAGGGCCGCGGCTCCCCCGGCGGTGCAGCTCCCGCTCGGGTTCGGCGAGAGGGTGTCGCCGGGGGAGCTGCCCGAGATGACGGAGACGGAGATGGTCGAGGCCGAGCTGGAGATCCTCGGCATCGACGTCAGCCGGCACGTCGTCACCTTCCACGACGAACTGCTCGACGCGCTGGGAGTGGTGCGCTCCCGGGACCTGCTCGCCCAGCGCAACGGGGCGGAGATCCTGGTCGCCGGGGTCAAGGTGGCCACCCAGACCCCGGCGGTGCGCTCGGGCCAGCGCGTCATCTTCGCCACGCTCGACGACTCGACGGGGCCGATCGACCTGACGTTCTTCGAGTCGGTGCAGGGGCGGTGCGCGTCGATCGTGTTCGGCTCGTGGCTCATGCTGGCCAAGGGGGTGGTCCGGCGCACGGGGACCCGCGCGGTGTCGCTGCGGGCGGTCGACTGCTGGAACCTGGCCGATCTCGACGCGCTATGGCGCTCCCGGGGGATCGAGGCGGTGCGGGCCGTCATCGAGCGGACGCCGGAGGAGCTGGCGGGGGTCGGCGGGCGCACGATCGAGTACGCCAACGGCTTCCGCCTGTCGCCCTACTCGGACCTCGGCCCCGCCGTCACCACCAACCCGCCCAGGCAGCTCTGGCACGCCAGCCCGGGCAGCTCGGGCCCGACGGCGGCCTGA
- a CDS encoding DUF6504 family protein, with product MSRLYGDPIEVWTRDGEPTQFVWRDRLYLVRRVLDQWVVAREWWKTGEGDPGERQFWRVEASPGREVGSYELRYDTAGNGWLLMRAWD from the coding sequence TTGAGCAGACTCTATGGCGATCCGATAGAGGTGTGGACCAGGGACGGGGAGCCGACCCAGTTCGTCTGGCGCGACCGGCTCTATCTCGTCCGCCGCGTCCTCGACCAGTGGGTGGTCGCGCGCGAGTGGTGGAAGACCGGCGAGGGCGACCCCGGTGAGCGCCAGTTCTGGCGGGTGGAGGCCAGCCCCGGCCGCGAGGTCGGCTCCTACGAGCTGCGTTACGACACCGCCGGCAACGGCTGGTTGCTGATGAGGGCGTGGGACTGA
- a CDS encoding GntR family transcriptional regulator has product MVARYERIADELRGEILSGAHPVGSQLPSEAELAERHGAARGTVRQAIAVLAAEGLVGSRQGARRIVLGRTRSQSFAELHSFAQWARANGYRYGGQVIAQRRRAARGPESARLGSSEVLEVLRVRTLESEPVLLERTVYAEWVAGAVEKLPADCESVTEALYESIGLVFAYGEHLIDAVPAGAQDARLLGVRRGSPLLRQRRTTTTHEGRPVETSDDRYRAGSVAFSIRNSIGANPLVRHPGDLRFGAGEHMFES; this is encoded by the coding sequence ATGGTTGCGCGCTATGAACGGATCGCCGATGAGTTGCGGGGCGAGATCCTGTCCGGCGCGCACCCGGTCGGCTCCCAGCTCCCCAGCGAGGCCGAGCTGGCGGAGCGGCACGGCGCGGCGCGCGGCACCGTCCGCCAGGCGATCGCCGTGCTGGCCGCCGAGGGGCTGGTCGGCTCCCGGCAGGGCGCCAGGCGGATCGTGCTCGGCAGGACGCGCAGCCAGAGCTTCGCCGAGTTGCACAGCTTCGCCCAGTGGGCACGCGCGAACGGTTACCGCTACGGTGGCCAGGTGATCGCCCAGCGCCGCAGGGCCGCACGGGGCCCCGAGTCAGCCAGGCTGGGCTCCTCGGAGGTGCTGGAGGTGCTGCGTGTGCGCACGCTGGAGAGCGAACCCGTGCTGCTGGAGCGGACGGTGTACGCGGAGTGGGTGGCCGGCGCGGTCGAGAAGCTGCCCGCCGACTGCGAGTCGGTTACCGAGGCGCTGTACGAATCCATCGGCCTGGTGTTCGCCTACGGTGAGCACCTCATCGACGCGGTCCCGGCGGGGGCCCAGGACGCCCGCCTGCTGGGGGTGCGCCGCGGCAGCCCGCTGCTGCGCCAGCGCAGGACCACCACCACCCACGAGGGCCGTCCCGTGGAGACCTCCGACGACCGTTACCGCGCAGGCAGCGTGGCTTTCAGCATCCGCAACTCGATCGGCGCGAACCCGCTCGTGCGGCACCCGGGCGACTTGCGTTTCGGCGCCGGAGAACATATGTTCGAGTCATAG
- a CDS encoding ABC transporter substrate-binding protein gives MNAATATSAADFGGLDKLVEAAKKEGQLHVIALPPDWANYGEIIEKFQAKYGIKIESETPDAASADEINAVKTRKGQDRAPDVLDLGQSFAISGAKEGLFAPYKVQAFDKIPEGQKEPTGLWVNDYGGYVSIGCDAKKIKTCPTSFADLLKPEYKGQVAMNGNPTESGSAFAGVYAAAIANGGSFDDIQPGIDFFKKLKDAGNYNPVETTPATIENGETKISIDWDYNNAAYAPQLTAKGIDWKVNVPSDGKYFQMYAQAVNKDAPHPAAARLWQEYLYSAEGQNLYLKGFARPVLLPAMTADGTVDQALAANLPAVEGEPAFPTTEQVDAAKAKLAAGWDTAISG, from the coding sequence GTGAACGCGGCCACCGCCACGTCCGCCGCCGACTTCGGCGGGCTCGACAAGCTGGTCGAGGCCGCCAAGAAGGAGGGGCAGCTGCACGTCATCGCCCTGCCGCCCGACTGGGCGAACTACGGCGAGATCATCGAGAAGTTCCAGGCCAAGTACGGCATCAAGATCGAGAGCGAGACCCCCGACGCGGCCAGCGCCGACGAGATCAACGCCGTCAAGACGCGCAAGGGCCAGGACCGCGCCCCCGACGTGCTCGACCTGGGCCAGTCGTTCGCGATCAGCGGGGCCAAGGAGGGGCTGTTCGCGCCGTACAAGGTGCAGGCGTTCGACAAGATCCCCGAGGGCCAGAAGGAGCCGACGGGGCTGTGGGTCAACGACTACGGCGGCTACGTCTCCATCGGCTGCGACGCCAAGAAGATCAAGACCTGCCCGACGAGCTTCGCCGACCTGCTCAAGCCCGAGTACAAGGGCCAGGTCGCGATGAACGGCAACCCGACCGAGTCCGGCTCGGCCTTCGCCGGCGTGTACGCCGCCGCCATCGCCAACGGCGGCTCCTTCGACGACATCCAGCCCGGCATCGACTTCTTCAAGAAGCTCAAGGACGCCGGCAACTACAACCCGGTCGAGACCACGCCCGCCACCATCGAGAACGGCGAGACCAAGATCAGCATCGACTGGGACTACAACAACGCCGCCTACGCGCCCCAGCTCACCGCCAAGGGCATCGACTGGAAGGTGAACGTGCCGTCCGACGGCAAGTACTTCCAGATGTACGCCCAGGCCGTCAACAAGGACGCCCCGCACCCGGCCGCCGCCCGCCTCTGGCAGGAGTACCTCTACAGCGCCGAGGGCCAGAACCTCTACCTCAAGGGCTTCGCCCGGCCCGTCCTGCTGCCCGCGATGACCGCCGACGGCACCGTGGACCAGGCGCTGGCCGCCAACCTGCCCGCGGTCGAGGGCGAGCCCGCGTTCCCGACGACCGAGCAGGTGGACGCCGCCAAGGCCAAGCTGGCCGCCGGCTGGGACACCGCGATCTCGGGATGA
- a CDS encoding ABC transporter permease — protein MTRSRSSKGRLGALPLLVFFALVFGVPALVLVAGAFTAQGRPSLANLTQSLQGGYLTAMIGSVRLSAVVAVLGAVIGTLLAYAVVASRSRLLREAVLTASGVLANFGGVPLAFFWIATLGNSGVVSGLVGLPSGSLYTFWGLVVVYLYFSIPLMVLVMAPALDGLRPQWREAAANNGATAWHYWRFVGLPVLAPAMLGGVVLLFGSSFSAYATANAMVGTVVPLVTLKIASALTGDVLIGYENIAMALSLDMVVVAGLVMAIYLPLQRRTSRWLH, from the coding sequence ATGACCCGCTCCCGATCGTCCAAGGGCCGGCTGGGGGCGCTGCCGCTGCTGGTGTTCTTCGCGCTCGTGTTCGGCGTCCCCGCCCTCGTGCTGGTGGCGGGGGCGTTCACGGCGCAGGGGCGGCCGAGCCTGGCCAACCTGACGCAGAGCCTGCAGGGCGGCTACCTCACCGCCATGATCGGCAGCGTGCGGCTGTCGGCCGTGGTGGCGGTGCTGGGCGCCGTCATCGGCACCCTGCTCGCGTACGCGGTGGTGGCCTCGCGCTCCCGGCTGCTGCGAGAGGCCGTGCTGACCGCGTCCGGCGTGCTGGCCAACTTCGGCGGGGTGCCGCTGGCGTTCTTCTGGATCGCCACGCTCGGCAACTCCGGCGTGGTCAGCGGCCTGGTAGGGCTGCCCTCCGGCTCCCTGTACACGTTCTGGGGGCTGGTCGTGGTCTACCTGTACTTCTCGATCCCGCTGATGGTGCTGGTCATGGCGCCCGCGCTGGACGGGCTGCGCCCGCAGTGGCGCGAGGCGGCGGCCAACAACGGGGCCACCGCCTGGCACTACTGGCGCTTCGTCGGGCTGCCAGTGCTGGCCCCGGCCATGCTGGGCGGGGTGGTGCTGCTGTTCGGCTCGTCCTTCTCGGCGTACGCCACCGCCAACGCCATGGTCGGCACCGTCGTCCCGCTCGTCACCCTCAAGATCGCCAGCGCGCTGACCGGCGACGTGCTGATCGGCTACGAGAACATCGCGATGGCGCTAAGCCTCGACATGGTGGTGGTGGCCGGGCTGGTGATGGCGATCTACCTGCCGCTGCAGAGGAGGACCTCCCGATGGCTGCACTGA
- a CDS encoding ABC transporter permease, whose amino-acid sequence MAALTGLERVSGAAAERPPRAWWRGVVLLLAAAYFLIPLGTSFWYTVHTPTAGVSLSAYGELLTAEGFVRSLSLSLGLAVATIVLVLLLTLPAMLAVRLFAPGLRVVMEVLCTLPLIVPPITFVVGIGTALREGTDLLAPTPLWATLIAVQDPAFPVVLVLAYVVLVLPFVYRSLDAGLRTMDVRTLVEAARNLGASWPYVLVRVVVPNLRSALASASFLTLALVLGEYTVASLLGYEPFAVWIVTVSGSKGQLSVAVSILSLLLIWLLLLAVSTVFSREKGK is encoded by the coding sequence ATGGCTGCACTGACCGGCCTGGAGCGCGTCTCGGGCGCCGCCGCCGAGCGCCCCCCGCGGGCCTGGTGGCGCGGGGTGGTGCTCCTGCTGGCCGCCGCCTACTTCCTGATCCCGCTCGGCACGTCCTTCTGGTACACCGTCCACACCCCGACGGCCGGCGTGTCGCTGTCGGCCTACGGCGAGCTGCTCACGGCCGAGGGCTTCGTCCGGTCGCTGTCGCTGTCGCTCGGGCTCGCGGTGGCCACGATCGTGCTGGTGCTGCTGCTGACGCTGCCGGCGATGCTGGCCGTGCGGCTGTTCGCGCCGGGGCTGCGCGTGGTGATGGAGGTGCTGTGCACGTTGCCGCTGATCGTGCCGCCGATCACGTTCGTCGTGGGGATCGGCACGGCGCTGCGCGAGGGCACCGACCTGCTGGCGCCGACGCCGTTGTGGGCCACGCTGATCGCCGTGCAGGACCCGGCGTTCCCCGTGGTGCTGGTGCTGGCGTACGTGGTGCTGGTGCTGCCGTTCGTGTACCGGTCGCTGGACGCCGGGCTGCGCACGATGGACGTGCGCACGCTGGTCGAGGCGGCCCGCAACCTCGGGGCGTCGTGGCCGTACGTGCTGGTGCGCGTCGTCGTGCCCAACCTCCGCTCCGCGCTGGCCAGTGCGTCGTTCCTGACGCTGGCGCTGGTGCTGGGCGAGTACACCGTGGCGAGCCTGCTCGGCTACGAGCCGTTCGCGGTGTGGATCGTGACCGTGTCGGGCTCCAAGGGGCAGCTCTCCGTCGCGGTGTCGATCCTGAGCCTGCTGCTCATCTGGCTGCTCTTGCTGGCCGTGTCCACGGTCTTCAGTAGGGAGAAGGGGAAATGA
- a CDS encoding ABC transporter ATP-binding protein: MTASVEFRALRRTFGKTVALDGLDLVIAPGEFVALLGPSGCGKTTALRCVAGFERPDSGAVLVDGKDVTNVPANKRDAGMVFQSYSLFPNLNARDNVAFGLRVRKVPVATRRARADELLELVGLPAHADRYPHQLSGGQQQRVALARALALEPRVLLLDEPLSALDAKVRVALREEIRRLQLDLGITTVFVTHDQEEALSVADRVAVLREGRLEQVGAPAEVYDRPATPFVAEFVGTMNHLAGRVSGDQVTVLGQLLPVDGPVPDDPSVDVLIRPEAVRVVPADDGPSEVLAASFRGASVRLRLSVEGGEVLADVPGHEAARLGVGARVVVRLVERPVLVAARTVTVPAPVVAADAV; this comes from the coding sequence ATGACCGCATCGGTGGAGTTCCGGGCGCTGCGGCGGACGTTCGGCAAGACGGTCGCGCTGGACGGCCTGGACCTGGTCATCGCGCCCGGCGAGTTCGTCGCCCTGCTCGGCCCCTCGGGCTGCGGCAAGACGACGGCGCTGCGGTGCGTGGCCGGGTTCGAGCGGCCGGACTCCGGGGCCGTGCTGGTGGACGGCAAGGACGTGACGAACGTCCCCGCCAACAAGCGGGACGCGGGCATGGTCTTCCAGTCCTACTCCCTGTTCCCCAACCTGAACGCCCGCGACAACGTCGCCTTCGGCCTGCGCGTCCGCAAGGTGCCCGTGGCCACCAGGCGGGCCAGGGCGGACGAGCTGCTGGAGCTCGTCGGCCTGCCTGCGCACGCCGACCGCTACCCGCACCAGCTCTCCGGCGGCCAGCAGCAGCGCGTCGCGCTGGCCCGCGCGCTCGCCCTGGAGCCGCGCGTGCTGCTGCTGGACGAGCCGCTGTCGGCGCTGGACGCCAAGGTACGGGTCGCGCTGCGCGAGGAGATCCGCCGCCTCCAGCTCGACCTGGGCATCACCACCGTCTTCGTCACCCACGACCAGGAGGAGGCCCTGTCGGTCGCGGACCGGGTGGCGGTGCTGCGCGAGGGGCGGCTGGAGCAGGTCGGGGCGCCCGCCGAGGTGTACGACCGGCCTGCCACGCCGTTCGTGGCGGAGTTCGTCGGCACCATGAACCACCTGGCCGGGCGGGTCTCCGGCGACCAGGTGACGGTGCTCGGCCAGCTCCTTCCGGTGGACGGGCCCGTTCCGGATGATCCGTCCGTGGACGTGCTGATCCGTCCGGAGGCGGTGCGGGTCGTCCCGGCCGACGACGGGCCGTCCGAGGTGCTGGCGGCCTCGTTCCGCGGCGCCTCCGTACGGCTGCGGCTCTCCGTGGAGGGCGGCGAGGTGCTCGCGGACGTGCCCGGCCACGAGGCGGCCAGGCTCGGCGTCGGCGCGCGCGTCGTGGTGCGCCTGGTGGAGCGGCCCGTCCTCGTGGCGGCCCGCACGGTCACCGTCCCCGCCCCCGTCGTGGCCGCCGATGCCGTCTGA
- a CDS encoding HAD family hydrolase, with translation MPSDPAAVLLDMDGTLVDTEGLWWQAVASVAGRPLTDADVPFVHGRTIEDVAVHLGSPELTGPLTAAFAERVERDLTVVPGAPELLAGLAASAIPTALVSASPRSIVELVLPRLGHVFDLVIANEDTERGKPWPDPYLEAARRLGAVPSRCVAIEDSPAGIAAARAAGCRVLVASPETGLPSLSRIRV, from the coding sequence ATGCCGTCTGACCCGGCGGCCGTCCTGCTCGACATGGACGGGACCCTGGTGGACACCGAAGGGCTGTGGTGGCAGGCCGTCGCCTCCGTCGCGGGGCGTCCGCTCACCGACGCGGACGTCCCCTTCGTCCACGGGCGCACGATCGAGGACGTGGCCGTGCACCTCGGCTCCCCCGAGCTGACCGGCCCGCTCACCGCGGCCTTCGCCGAACGCGTCGAACGGGACCTGACGGTCGTGCCGGGGGCGCCCGAGCTGCTGGCCGGGCTGGCCGCGAGCGCCATCCCCACCGCCCTGGTCAGCGCCTCGCCGCGGAGCATCGTGGAGCTGGTGCTGCCTCGGCTGGGGCACGTGTTCGACCTGGTGATCGCCAACGAGGACACCGAGCGGGGCAAGCCCTGGCCGGATCCGTACCTGGAGGCGGCCAGGCGGCTCGGAGCCGTGCCCTCGCGGTGCGTGGCCATCGAGGACAGTCCGGCGGGGATCGCGGCGGCCCGGGCGGCGGGGTGCAGGGTGCTGGTGGCGTCACCGGAGACGGGGTTGCCGTCGCTCAGCCGCATCCGCGTCTGA
- a CDS encoding serine/threonine-protein kinase — protein sequence MSGDTSRIGRYKLLGVLGRGGMGTVHLAEDPAGQRVAVKVINPELSQHEQFRMRFRREADAARRVRRFCTAAVLEAALDGDQLYVVTEYVPGPNLDAAVRQSGPLRGSSLDALAVSVATALTAIHAAGVVHRDLKPSNVLLSPVGPRVIDFGIARALDTLGGVTGTGELVGTPRYMAPEVLRGDPVSPACDVFSWGCLVAFAASGRAPFGGDTLPAIVYQVLNTEPKLDAVEPGLRELVAAALRKDPATRPTAQQLLDHLVGRAAAPEQAAHTVQAAWSTTPYTSVPAPVPGQRRGRLYAGLAAAVALLVTVGVGAWAVLRPSGPPELNLLYAEDFTQTSGGWSGTYDASVSSSYGYRTDGTYGLDVEPYDEENWAQAPAPFLIAKPTTTPDASASPTPMMPETVLVSITSEVRKATGVGEYGLYCHAAEDGTYYEFGLDTTGQARIRRIFDGAGSTLAQPVKVEGLTGKARMTASCEQSGSAVRLTMWVNGEQVHEVEDPNGIGNGYVGLFARTPKDRKSLLKMSFDDFELRGTVEP from the coding sequence GTGAGCGGTGATACCTCCCGGATCGGGCGCTACAAGCTGCTTGGCGTGCTGGGGCGAGGCGGGATGGGCACGGTGCATCTCGCCGAGGACCCCGCCGGGCAACGGGTCGCCGTCAAGGTGATCAACCCCGAGCTGAGCCAGCACGAGCAGTTCCGCATGCGCTTCCGCAGGGAGGCGGACGCGGCCCGGCGGGTGCGCAGGTTCTGCACGGCCGCCGTCCTGGAGGCCGCGCTCGACGGCGACCAGCTCTACGTGGTCACCGAGTACGTCCCCGGCCCGAACCTCGACGCGGCCGTACGCCAGTCGGGCCCCCTGCGCGGCTCCAGCCTCGACGCGCTGGCCGTCAGCGTGGCCACCGCGCTCACCGCCATCCACGCGGCCGGGGTCGTGCACCGCGACCTCAAGCCGTCGAACGTGCTGCTGTCGCCCGTCGGCCCGCGCGTGATCGACTTCGGCATCGCGCGGGCGCTCGACACGCTCGGCGGCGTCACCGGCACCGGCGAGCTGGTCGGCACGCCCCGCTACATGGCTCCCGAGGTGCTGCGGGGCGACCCGGTCTCCCCCGCCTGCGACGTCTTCTCCTGGGGCTGCCTGGTGGCGTTCGCGGCCAGCGGGCGGGCCCCGTTCGGCGGCGACACCCTGCCCGCCATCGTCTACCAGGTGCTCAACACCGAGCCGAAACTCGACGCCGTCGAGCCCGGCCTGCGCGAGCTGGTCGCGGCGGCGCTGCGCAAGGACCCGGCCACCCGGCCCACCGCGCAGCAACTGCTCGACCACCTCGTCGGGCGGGCGGCCGCACCGGAGCAGGCCGCGCACACCGTACAAGCGGCCTGGTCGACCACCCCCTACACGTCCGTGCCCGCGCCGGTCCCGGGGCAGCGGCGAGGGCGGCTGTACGCGGGGCTGGCGGCGGCCGTGGCCCTCCTGGTGACCGTGGGCGTGGGCGCCTGGGCCGTGCTGCGGCCGAGCGGCCCGCCGGAGCTGAACCTGCTCTACGCCGAGGACTTCACGCAGACGTCAGGGGGCTGGAGCGGCACGTACGACGCCTCGGTGTCGAGCAGCTACGGCTACCGCACGGACGGCACGTACGGGCTGGACGTCGAGCCGTACGACGAGGAGAACTGGGCCCAGGCGCCCGCGCCCTTCCTGATCGCCAAGCCGACCACCACGCCCGACGCGTCGGCCTCGCCCACGCCGATGATGCCGGAGACCGTCCTGGTCAGCATCACCAGCGAGGTCAGGAAGGCCACCGGGGTGGGCGAGTACGGGCTCTACTGCCACGCGGCCGAGGACGGGACGTACTACGAGTTCGGGCTCGACACGACCGGGCAGGCCAGGATCCGGCGCATCTTCGACGGGGCGGGCAGCACTCTGGCGCAACCGGTCAAGGTGGAGGGGCTGACGGGCAAGGCGCGCATGACGGCGTCGTGTGAGCAGTCCGGGTCCGCGGTGCGGCTCACCATGTGGGTGAACGGGGAGCAGGTGCACGAGGTGGAGGATCCTAACGGGATCGGCAACGGGTATGTGGGGTTGTTCGCGCGGACGCCCAAGGATCGCAAGTCGTTGCTGAAGATGTCGTTCGACGACTTCGAGTTGCGGGGCACGGTGGAGCCCTGA